Proteins from one Ornithobacterium rhinotracheale genomic window:
- a CDS encoding OmpP1/FadL family transporter encodes MVKVKNALFTLLLLAGALPSMAQKTAVSPYSSFGMGESRQSNNAATFGMGGVYSSYLSTYGSQANFMNPAANINLNYTSFNFEGTLNASEFDDGANKAQRSTAYMSQLSLAFPMGEKFRGGISFQPLYSLGYDNKVVSQTAYNAFKGDGDLNSLQLFTSYNVSKSFALGVKASYLFGNLNKSEVHGPFFDKFDKYMPSQLTTEVENKNRITGFTFTGGALYTKKIKETKRFSIGLNYTLGNELNSDQDYRILNYLLNPMTGEKYSQQVVFEQNKDTKVKVPQNIGFGVSYGEGFRWNIAAQVDYTQMSKYKLENEHVQLNNRFKASLGGYVIPNINSYKNYLSRTTYRAGAFYEKTPIRLNDTGIEKYGIAFGIGLPVGKASDPSEINIGVQFGQQGTTKNNLIKENFANVKLSFTLNDTWFQRRKYN; translated from the coding sequence ATGGTTAAAGTTAAAAACGCTCTATTTACCCTTTTACTTTTGGCGGGGGCATTGCCAAGTATGGCACAGAAAACAGCCGTTTCTCCATATTCTTCTTTTGGAATGGGAGAGAGCAGACAAAGCAATAATGCGGCAACTTTTGGTATGGGGGGCGTATATTCCTCATATTTATCTACTTATGGTTCTCAAGCCAATTTTATGAATCCTGCTGCCAACATTAATTTAAACTACACTAGTTTTAATTTCGAGGGAACTTTGAATGCATCAGAGTTTGATGATGGTGCAAATAAAGCGCAACGCAGTACGGCTTATATGTCGCAATTGAGCCTTGCTTTTCCGATGGGAGAAAAATTTAGAGGAGGGATTTCTTTTCAGCCACTATATTCCCTAGGCTATGATAATAAAGTAGTGAGCCAAACGGCGTATAACGCTTTCAAAGGCGATGGCGATCTTAATAGTTTGCAGTTGTTTACATCCTACAATGTGAGTAAAAGCTTTGCTTTGGGGGTTAAGGCTAGTTATTTGTTTGGGAATTTAAACAAATCAGAGGTACATGGGCCTTTTTTTGATAAATTTGATAAATATATGCCTTCTCAACTTACGACGGAGGTTGAAAATAAAAATAGAATCACGGGATTCACTTTTACTGGTGGAGCCCTTTATACCAAGAAGATTAAGGAAACAAAAAGATTCAGTATAGGGCTAAATTATACCTTAGGAAACGAACTAAATTCAGACCAAGATTATAGAATTTTAAATTATCTATTAAATCCTATGACAGGTGAGAAATATAGCCAGCAGGTTGTTTTTGAGCAAAATAAAGACACAAAAGTGAAAGTGCCGCAGAATATAGGCTTTGGGGTAAGCTATGGCGAAGGTTTTCGATGGAATATCGCAGCGCAAGTAGACTATACCCAAATGTCTAAATATAAATTAGAAAACGAGCATGTCCAGCTAAACAACAGATTTAAAGCATCTTTAGGAGGGTATGTAATCCCAAATATCAATAGCTATAAAAACTATTTGTCTCGTACCACATACCGAGCTGGCGCTTTTTACGAAAAAACACCAATCAGGTTGAATGATACAGGCATTGAAAAATATGGTATAGCTTTTGGAATAGGTTTACCTGTAGGCAAAGCATCAGACCCGTCAGAAATTAATATTGGCGTTCAGTTTGGTCAACAAGGAACCACCAAAAATAATTTAATTAAAGAGAATTTTGCCAATGTAAAATTGAGTTTTACGCTCAATGATACTTGGTTCCAAAGAAGAAAATACAACTAA
- the panC gene encoding pantoate--beta-alanine ligase, with translation MKKIHTTQEMKNWVASQRKLKKTIGFVPTMGALHAGHLSLIKQCKADNDICVASVFVNPTQFNNPEDLEKYPRHPEKDAELLESVDCDAVFFPTVEDIYPEGEKSETFDFNGLENQMEGKFRPGHFDGVGTIVNKFFEIIQPDRAYFGEKDFQQLRIIQTMVEKKGHHIEIVPMPIFREDDGLAMSSRNQRLSPEFRNASPRIYEILKEVNSLKNDFSPQEVKQRIEELFAQTDLELEYFVICDEETLHEINDWKDSENIRAFVAAYAGDIRLIDNLKID, from the coding sequence ATGAAAAAAATCCACACCACTCAGGAGATGAAAAACTGGGTAGCAAGCCAGCGAAAACTGAAGAAAACCATTGGCTTTGTTCCCACAATGGGGGCTCTACATGCGGGACACCTCTCTCTCATCAAGCAATGTAAAGCAGACAACGATATTTGTGTAGCTTCGGTTTTCGTGAACCCTACGCAGTTCAATAATCCAGAAGATTTAGAAAAATACCCAAGGCACCCAGAAAAAGATGCCGAGCTGCTCGAGAGCGTAGATTGTGACGCGGTATTTTTCCCAACAGTAGAAGATATTTATCCCGAAGGCGAAAAATCAGAAACTTTTGATTTCAATGGGCTTGAAAATCAAATGGAAGGCAAGTTCCGTCCAGGGCATTTTGATGGCGTGGGTACCATCGTGAATAAATTTTTTGAAATCATTCAGCCCGATCGCGCTTATTTTGGCGAAAAAGATTTTCAGCAGTTGCGCATCATCCAAACAATGGTCGAGAAAAAGGGTCACCACATCGAAATCGTGCCAATGCCTATCTTTAGAGAAGACGACGGGCTTGCGATGAGCTCTCGCAATCAGCGATTAAGTCCTGAATTTAGAAATGCTTCGCCTAGGATTTACGAAATATTAAAAGAAGTAAATTCGCTTAAAAACGATTTTTCGCCCCAAGAGGTAAAACAAAGGATAGAAGAACTCTTCGCTCAAACTGATTTGGAATTGGAATATTTTGTAATCTGTGATGAAGAAACACTCCACGAAATCAACGATTGGAAGGACAGCGAAAATATTCGTGCTTTTGTAGCAGCCTACGCAGGAGATATCCGTTTAATCGATAATTTAAAAATCGATTAA
- the panD gene encoding aspartate 1-decarboxylase, protein MLLNMFKSKIHRVTVTGAELNYIGSITIDQDLVDAANMLEGEKVQIVNINNGERLETYIICGERGSGEIVLNGPAARKVQKGDQVIIIAYAQMTEEEARNFQPTVIFPNEKTNLLK, encoded by the coding sequence ATGTTACTAAATATGTTTAAATCTAAAATCCACCGCGTTACTGTAACGGGGGCGGAGCTCAACTACATCGGAAGCATCACAATAGACCAAGATTTGGTAGATGCAGCTAACATGTTGGAGGGCGAAAAAGTACAAATTGTAAACATAAACAACGGCGAACGCCTTGAGACTTATATCATTTGTGGCGAGCGTGGCTCCGGCGAAATCGTACTGAATGGTCCTGCAGCAAGAAAGGTGCAAAAAGGCGATCAAGTCATCATTATCGCTTATGCGCAAATGACTGAAGAGGAGGCTAGAAACTTTCAACCCACGGTGATTTTCCCTAACGAAAAAACGAATTTACTGAAATAA
- a CDS encoding lysylphosphatidylglycerol synthase transmembrane domain-containing protein, with the protein MSKRLKTTLTLLVSILLAIALIAYSLSGIDFDQTMDSLRQANYFWIGVSVVLGIMAYWFRSQRWRLLLEPMGYQVTAKRSFIAVCMNYFWNLLIPRSGEIARCTSLYALDKTPVDKSFGTVISERVIDMLCLMFIAFLAVVTNIDLIKKLMSEVLLTRDKAGDDGNSLKLYILGGTITLIIILLFAFRKKIKKLSFYPKIREFIYGIQQGLKTIFQLKRKKEFIVYTLLIWIFYFFMTYVVVFALPETENLGIADGFYLLLVGGIGMVIPASGGIGAYHSAMRLGFIVLGFSKEVGVTFAFLVHTPHTLIALGLGLISFILAYFDKKKVQS; encoded by the coding sequence ATGAGCAAACGGCTAAAAACTACGCTCACGCTTTTGGTATCTATTCTTTTGGCGATTGCTCTGATTGCTTATTCGCTCTCGGGAATAGATTTTGACCAAACGATGGATTCGCTACGCCAGGCAAATTATTTCTGGATTGGGGTTTCGGTTGTATTGGGCATTATGGCGTATTGGTTCCGCAGCCAGCGTTGGCGATTGCTTCTAGAGCCAATGGGCTATCAAGTCACTGCCAAGCGTTCTTTTATTGCAGTTTGCATGAATTATTTTTGGAATCTATTGATTCCACGCTCGGGCGAGATTGCACGATGCACCTCTCTGTACGCTCTAGACAAAACACCTGTAGACAAATCCTTTGGTACCGTAATCAGTGAGCGAGTGATAGACATGCTTTGTTTAATGTTTATTGCTTTTTTGGCTGTAGTCACCAACATTGATTTAATCAAAAAACTCATGAGCGAGGTGCTCCTCACTCGCGACAAAGCAGGCGACGACGGAAATTCCCTTAAATTATATATTTTGGGTGGAACTATTACGCTCATTATAATTTTGCTTTTTGCCTTCAGAAAAAAAATCAAAAAATTAAGTTTTTATCCCAAAATCAGAGAATTCATCTATGGAATTCAGCAGGGCTTAAAAACGATTTTTCAATTAAAGAGAAAAAAAGAATTCATCGTCTACACGCTTTTGATTTGGATTTTTTATTTCTTCATGACTTATGTGGTCGTTTTTGCTTTACCCGAGACAGAAAATTTGGGCATTGCCGATGGATTCTACCTCCTGCTTGTTGGCGGCATCGGCATGGTAATTCCTGCAAGCGGCGGCATTGGAGCGTATCACTCAGCGATGCGACTTGGCTTTATCGTGCTCGGCTTTTCCAAAGAAGTGGGCGTGACTTTCGCTTTCTTGGTGCACACACCACATACTTTAATCGCGCTGGGATTAGGCTTAATTTCTTTTATTTTGGCCTATTTCGACAAGAAGAAAGTGCAGTCTTAA
- a CDS encoding exodeoxyribonuclease III, with protein sequence MKIISYNVNGIRAALNKGFIEWLKNSAPDIVCLQEVKANKEQVELSEFEALGYHIYWNPANKKGYSGVAILSKKEPLQVECNTGIPSMDGEGRVIRADFEDFSLISLYVPSGTNLNRLGFKLDFCNDFANYIHQLQRKYPNLIICGDYNICHEAIDIHDPVRLKNVSGFLPVEREWMTHYMNHCNLVDAFRVFNDQPEQYTWWSYRANAKQNNKGWRIDYHMVSESLKSRLKRSVILPEVNFSDHCPILLEIE encoded by the coding sequence ATGAAAATTATCTCTTACAATGTAAATGGAATTAGAGCCGCTCTAAATAAGGGGTTTATAGAATGGCTTAAAAATTCAGCCCCAGACATAGTATGCTTACAGGAAGTAAAAGCCAATAAAGAGCAAGTGGAACTCTCTGAATTTGAAGCCCTAGGATACCACATTTATTGGAATCCTGCCAACAAAAAGGGCTATAGTGGTGTCGCTATTTTGTCCAAAAAAGAGCCACTACAGGTGGAGTGTAATACGGGAATTCCGAGCATGGATGGCGAGGGGCGTGTCATTCGTGCTGATTTTGAGGACTTTTCCCTCATCTCCCTCTATGTTCCTAGCGGAACAAATCTCAACCGTTTAGGCTTTAAGCTTGATTTTTGCAATGATTTCGCCAACTACATTCACCAACTTCAAAGGAAATATCCAAATTTAATTATTTGTGGCGACTACAACATCTGCCATGAAGCGATCGACATTCACGATCCCGTTCGTTTAAAAAATGTCTCTGGTTTCTTGCCCGTTGAGCGCGAATGGATGACGCATTATATGAATCATTGCAATCTTGTTGATGCTTTTCGCGTGTTTAATGACCAACCTGAGCAATATACTTGGTGGAGCTACAGAGCAAACGCCAAACAAAACAACAAAGGCTGGAGAATTGATTACCATATGGTGAGCGAAAGCCTCAAATCTAGGCTTAAACGCAGTGTAATCCTCCCTGAAGTGAATTTCTCGGATCATTGTCCAATTCTGCTAGAAATAGAATAA
- a CDS encoding glycogen/starch synthase, with protein MRILYVSTELNPYTPENTLSNASLELPRKASAEGNEVRIFMPKFGMINERRHQLHEVIRLSGMNIIINDLDQPLIIKVATLPTEKMQVYFIDNDDYFKHKGIYEDEETGVFFENNDERAIFFTKGILETVKKLNWKPDIIHAQGWMSSFLPLYLKKYYSDDAFFNEVKMVYSVFDTPFKGELSSEVTKKVAFDKIAKKSFKHLEKPNFNNILKLGVDHSDLVIQGDEVIPEEVRDYIQSTKKLFKPFDSELPLKDLYAEIIKGEEDEE; from the coding sequence ATGCGCATTTTATACGTTTCTACAGAGCTAAACCCGTACACTCCAGAAAACACTTTGTCTAATGCTTCCTTGGAGTTGCCGAGAAAGGCAAGTGCAGAGGGTAACGAGGTGAGGATTTTTATGCCAAAATTCGGTATGATTAATGAGCGTAGACACCAATTGCATGAGGTGATTCGCCTTTCTGGGATGAATATCATTATCAATGATTTAGACCAGCCTTTAATCATAAAGGTAGCGACTTTGCCTACTGAGAAAATGCAGGTGTATTTCATAGATAACGATGATTATTTTAAGCACAAGGGAATCTATGAGGATGAGGAAACGGGTGTGTTTTTTGAAAATAATGACGAGAGAGCTATTTTCTTTACCAAAGGGATTTTAGAAACCGTAAAAAAACTCAATTGGAAGCCAGATATCATCCATGCGCAAGGCTGGATGTCGTCTTTTTTGCCTCTTTACTTAAAAAAATATTATTCTGATGATGCTTTCTTTAATGAGGTGAAAATGGTTTATTCGGTTTTTGATACGCCATTCAAGGGGGAGTTAAGCAGTGAAGTTACTAAGAAAGTGGCATTTGATAAAATTGCTAAAAAATCATTTAAACATTTAGAAAAACCTAATTTTAATAACATTTTAAAGCTGGGGGTAGATCACTCAGATTTAGTGATTCAAGGAGATGAGGTGATTCCAGAAGAAGTAAGAGATTACATTCAATCTACCAAAAAACTTTTTAAACCTTTTGATTCAGAATTGCCACTTAAGGATTTGTATGCTGAAATCATCAAAGGGGAAGAAGACGAAGAATAA
- a CDS encoding hemolysin family protein has product MSATIPIIIIAILASAFFSGTEIAFISLSRMQLELEAKKENWISRKMLYLAGNPKKFIATMLVGNNISLVIYGIFMGQLIVKYLPSYSPTIDVLIQTLISTVVILATAEFLPKAIFSIYPNRLFKTFVLPAWLIYILFTPLTTFIMWISDLFLKLVGQEQTEDEIFLKDELKYFISEQLVEADDDEIDTEVQIFHNALEFSEIKVRECMVPRKEIVAVKIDEPIEEVRKKFIETGFSKIIVYQENIDNIIGYIHSFDLFKKPKNIRNTMLPVDFVNETSLAKDVMDDLIKKRKSVAIVLDEYGGTAGMLTVEDVVEELFGEIEDEHDKVKLIEEKVNENEFLFSARVEIDYLNQEYGWDLPESEAYETLGGLAVSELEKIPEIGETFVIDNKYKFEIIKGNDIKIEEIKITLIQD; this is encoded by the coding sequence ATGAGTGCTACTATTCCTATAATTATAATCGCCATATTAGCTTCTGCTTTTTTCTCGGGTACCGAGATTGCCTTCATTTCGCTTAGCCGAATGCAGCTTGAGCTTGAAGCTAAAAAGGAAAACTGGATTTCTAGAAAAATGCTTTATTTGGCAGGGAATCCTAAGAAATTCATTGCTACGATGCTCGTGGGCAACAATATTTCGCTTGTGATTTATGGAATTTTTATGGGGCAACTTATCGTAAAGTATTTGCCATCCTATTCTCCAACGATTGATGTGCTTATTCAAACTTTAATTTCTACTGTAGTTATTCTAGCTACGGCCGAATTTTTACCCAAAGCTATTTTTAGCATTTACCCTAATAGATTGTTCAAAACATTTGTCCTTCCCGCGTGGCTAATCTATATCTTGTTTACGCCACTCACGACATTCATAATGTGGATTTCAGATTTGTTTCTAAAATTAGTGGGGCAGGAGCAAACAGAAGATGAAATTTTTTTAAAAGATGAGCTTAAGTATTTTATCTCTGAGCAATTGGTGGAAGCTGATGATGATGAGATTGATACAGAGGTGCAGATTTTCCATAACGCATTAGAGTTTTCTGAAATAAAGGTACGAGAATGTATGGTGCCAAGAAAAGAAATCGTTGCTGTGAAGATAGATGAACCGATTGAAGAAGTGCGAAAAAAATTCATAGAAACCGGATTTTCTAAAATTATTGTTTACCAAGAAAATATTGATAATATCATAGGTTATATCCATTCATTTGATTTATTTAAAAAACCTAAAAACATTCGCAATACTATGTTGCCCGTGGATTTTGTAAACGAAACATCATTAGCAAAAGATGTTATGGATGATTTAATTAAAAAAAGAAAATCAGTGGCCATTGTGCTAGATGAATATGGCGGAACCGCGGGAATGCTCACGGTAGAAGATGTAGTTGAGGAACTTTTTGGTGAAATAGAGGATGAGCACGATAAGGTAAAACTGATAGAGGAAAAAGTAAACGAAAATGAATTTTTATTCTCTGCTCGTGTAGAAATAGATTATCTAAACCAAGAATATGGCTGGGACTTGCCAGAAAGTGAGGCTTATGAAACACTCGGAGGGCTTGCTGTATCTGAACTAGAAAAAATCCCAGAAATAGGTGAAACCTTTGTAATAGACAATAAATATAAATTCGAAATCATTAAAGGGAATGATATAAAAATAGAAGAAATCAAGATAACTTTAATACAAGATTAA
- a CDS encoding AAA family ATPase, with the protein MTQEKALALLKSGRNVFLTGSAGTGKTYTLNKYIEYLKSHKIPVAITASTGIAATHLNGMTVHSWSGIGIKNHMDLSHLQKLKEKKYMRDKMKDVRVLIIDEVSMLHKHQLNAVNDVLQYFKDNTQPFGGIQVVFSGDFFQLPPIGEEWEESRDKFCFMSAAWVDAKPFICYLTEQHRQSNNPLNQLLNEMRAGEVSPLSYDMVNEKIQETMYSDINRFPQLYTHNADVDKINQQKLKLLDTLPEKFTATAKGNKSLIETMKNNILAPFEFELKKGAEVMFVKNNFEKKFFNGTLGVVKEFSDEGYPVVETRDGDFIVAEPEEWKVEDENGKTLASIEQVPLRLAWAITVHKSQGMTLDEACVDLRKTFEKGQGYVALSRLRSMDGLTLLGVNDIAMQLDELAFKADRRFLELSDWADDTFSIEDLEIEHIPFIVKCGGQIKPVKRLSKTDKKKKGVKNSHIITKKMFEEGLTPEEIAKERDCTMSTVYGHLMKLKEQFPDMEIASRIKCDNEIVERVREIVQTSTFKDGDNKTIKIYNKANKEIPFTEIQKAILLV; encoded by the coding sequence TTGACACAAGAAAAAGCTTTAGCCTTATTAAAATCTGGGCGAAATGTTTTCCTCACAGGCTCGGCCGGAACGGGAAAAACTTACACCCTAAATAAGTATATCGAATATTTAAAATCACACAAAATCCCCGTTGCCATCACGGCAAGTACGGGGATTGCGGCTACGCACCTCAACGGGATGACGGTGCATTCTTGGAGCGGAATTGGGATTAAAAATCACATGGATTTGTCGCACCTTCAGAAATTGAAGGAGAAAAAATATATGCGAGACAAAATGAAGGATGTGCGTGTGCTTATTATTGATGAAGTTTCGATGTTGCACAAGCATCAGCTCAATGCTGTAAACGATGTTTTGCAATATTTTAAAGACAATACGCAGCCTTTTGGTGGCATTCAAGTAGTATTTTCGGGCGATTTTTTCCAATTGCCCCCAATTGGCGAAGAGTGGGAAGAGTCTCGCGATAAATTCTGTTTTATGTCTGCCGCTTGGGTAGATGCCAAACCTTTTATTTGTTACTTGACCGAGCAGCACCGCCAGAGCAACAATCCGCTGAATCAATTGCTCAACGAAATGCGCGCGGGCGAGGTGAGCCCTTTATCCTATGACATGGTAAACGAGAAAATACAAGAAACGATGTATTCCGACATCAATCGTTTTCCGCAGCTCTACACGCACAATGCCGATGTGGATAAAATCAATCAGCAAAAACTAAAATTGCTCGACACGCTGCCAGAGAAATTTACCGCCACTGCCAAAGGAAATAAATCGCTGATTGAAACGATGAAAAATAATATTTTGGCCCCTTTTGAATTTGAACTAAAAAAAGGCGCTGAAGTGATGTTTGTAAAAAACAATTTTGAAAAGAAATTTTTCAACGGGACGCTCGGCGTGGTCAAAGAATTTTCAGACGAAGGCTATCCCGTAGTAGAGACTCGTGATGGCGATTTTATCGTTGCCGAACCCGAAGAATGGAAGGTGGAAGATGAAAACGGAAAAACGCTTGCCTCCATAGAGCAAGTTCCTTTGCGATTGGCTTGGGCAATTACGGTGCACAAAAGCCAAGGGATGACTTTGGACGAAGCCTGCGTAGATTTACGCAAAACTTTCGAAAAAGGGCAAGGCTATGTGGCTCTTTCAAGGCTTAGAAGCATGGATGGTTTAACGCTTTTGGGCGTAAACGATATTGCGATGCAATTGGATGAATTGGCGTTCAAAGCAGATAGGCGATTTTTGGAGCTTTCAGACTGGGCAGATGACACTTTTTCGATAGAAGATTTAGAGATTGAGCATATTCCTTTTATTGTAAAATGTGGCGGACAAATTAAGCCCGTAAAGCGTTTAAGCAAAACAGATAAGAAGAAAAAAGGAGTGAAAAATTCACACATTATAACCAAAAAGATGTTTGAAGAAGGCTTGACTCCTGAAGAAATTGCCAAGGAAAGAGATTGCACTATGTCTACAGTTTATGGACACTTAATGAAATTAAAAGAACAATTCCCCGACATGGAGATTGCATCTCGCATAAAATGTGACAACGAAATTGTGGAGCGCGTGAGAGAGATAGTGCAAACTTCCACATTCAAAGACGGTGATAATAAAACCATTAAAATATATAATAAAGCCAATAAAGAAATTCCCTTTACCGAAATACAAAAGGCAATACTTTTAGTTTAA
- a CDS encoding DUF4270 family protein — protein sequence MKNKFLKIKEFALLLAGFFIFGSCEQGDNPVGANILSSNSIKTEKASIALSATNLAPEPVASGKAVSQVLIEIPGVRGNVQSTISGASVGVYNEPVFGKTQAAFYSQLRLSALNPSFGKNAKVDSVVLVLPVASFNKKDTLSVKEKLVNTAYTLDTADGKCSVKDTAYTFHRSLKFSVDSIYGDKSAKINLQVHLVTENMGTIKDQLMSNKGFATGKLLGEKTIGNTAWVRKTIVSSKKNSKGQGAKEFSSESVPSYRIRLDELSNTFEALFIKQPNNGSDQVTFINNVINGIKISTNSSNGFILNFDPAKAKVLMFYSYDNPNFKDENKNNVDDREEKCNVHSTHKRLAASYEFIMGSETMNDMGYYAVTQSQISNVGAKLDGGKLFLSGMGGNSVRLSLDGVQIEALRKKFNEEHLSITDAVITLSPNFSAQGALPLPNYLYLYNDTQKKVLPDYAVFPFSIVSEKYNQKDKGYVLHITQFLKNIVEKGEPKDDLRLMLGNYPNSGQLFFTPSAYNASNSIYNPYRLILDQSNLKIEVSYTNP from the coding sequence ATGAAAAACAAATTTTTAAAAATTAAGGAATTCGCTCTTTTGCTAGCAGGGTTCTTTATCTTTGGAAGCTGTGAGCAGGGGGATAATCCTGTGGGAGCAAATATTCTATCTAGTAATTCAATTAAAACAGAAAAAGCATCCATTGCGCTTTCAGCAACTAATTTAGCACCAGAGCCTGTAGCTTCGGGCAAAGCGGTGTCGCAAGTGTTGATTGAAATTCCAGGTGTTCGAGGAAATGTGCAGAGTACTATAAGCGGTGCAAGCGTAGGGGTGTATAATGAGCCTGTCTTTGGTAAAACTCAAGCAGCTTTTTATAGCCAATTGCGTCTAAGTGCTTTGAATCCATCTTTTGGGAAAAATGCCAAAGTGGATTCTGTGGTTTTGGTATTGCCAGTGGCTTCTTTTAATAAGAAAGATACATTGTCTGTAAAAGAAAAATTGGTAAATACGGCTTATACATTGGATACGGCTGATGGTAAATGCTCTGTGAAAGATACAGCCTATACTTTTCATCGTTCGTTAAAATTTTCGGTAGATTCTATTTATGGGGACAAATCCGCAAAAATAAATTTACAAGTACATTTGGTGACTGAAAATATGGGTACAATCAAAGATCAACTGATGTCTAATAAAGGTTTTGCTACTGGAAAACTTTTGGGTGAAAAAACTATAGGCAACACTGCATGGGTGCGAAAAACAATTGTTTCTTCCAAAAAGAACAGCAAGGGGCAAGGGGCTAAGGAATTTTCTTCAGAAAGTGTTCCGTCTTATAGAATAAGATTAGATGAGCTTTCTAATACATTTGAGGCTCTATTTATAAAACAGCCAAATAATGGTTCTGATCAAGTGACATTTATAAACAATGTTATAAATGGTATAAAAATAAGTACTAATAGTAGTAACGGCTTTATTCTTAACTTCGATCCTGCGAAGGCTAAAGTGCTGATGTTTTATAGTTATGATAATCCAAACTTTAAAGACGAAAATAAAAATAATGTAGACGATAGAGAAGAAAAGTGTAATGTGCATTCTACGCATAAGCGTTTGGCGGCTTCGTATGAATTTATCATGGGGTCGGAAACTATGAACGATATGGGGTATTATGCTGTGACGCAGAGCCAAATCAGTAATGTAGGGGCAAAACTAGACGGAGGTAAATTGTTTTTATCTGGTATGGGGGGCAATAGCGTTAGGCTTTCACTAGATGGGGTGCAAATCGAGGCGCTTCGCAAGAAGTTTAACGAAGAACATTTATCTATAACAGATGCTGTCATTACGCTATCGCCTAATTTTTCGGCTCAAGGGGCACTTCCGTTGCCAAATTATTTGTATTTATACAACGATACTCAGAAAAAAGTTTTGCCAGATTATGCGGTTTTTCCTTTCAGCATAGTTAGTGAAAAATATAATCAGAAAGATAAAGGCTATGTGTTGCATATCACTCAATTTTTGAAAAACATTGTAGAAAAAGGTGAGCCGAAGGATGATTTGCGCTTAATGTTAGGGAATTATCCAAATTCTGGGCAATTATTCTTTACCCCATCAGCTTATAACGCGAGCAATAGTATTTATAATCCTTATCGATTAATTTTGGATCAATCAAACTTGAAAATAGAGGTTTCTTATACAAATCCATAG
- the lptC gene encoding LPS export ABC transporter periplasmic protein LptC produces MRQLELSFKSYKKAALCIGAALLFFSCEESKTDDLGKINRNFADRTTINAHVIHKDSGIIRLDLKTPLIEEYTMIDSPYTLMRKGLNLTFYNQKLEANFLRADWAKIQQKKKFYEGKGNVVMINNEGDTLKTQKIFWDSQNRKIYTHDTVTIARADGTKIVSENGLEGSEDFKQFTFFKNHGVINAEQKNQNQKKSTQYPSSEQAKDKNILPLDSKIKEVQD; encoded by the coding sequence ATGAGACAACTCGAATTGTCCTTTAAATCATACAAAAAAGCAGCCCTATGCATAGGGGCTGCTTTGCTTTTTTTCTCTTGTGAGGAATCCAAAACTGATGATTTGGGAAAAATCAATCGAAATTTTGCCGACAGAACCACAATCAATGCACATGTAATTCATAAAGATTCTGGCATAATTCGTTTGGATTTAAAAACCCCACTCATAGAGGAATATACTATGATAGATTCGCCCTATACCCTTATGCGAAAAGGATTGAATTTAACTTTTTATAACCAAAAGTTAGAAGCCAATTTTTTAAGAGCTGATTGGGCTAAAATTCAGCAAAAAAAGAAATTTTACGAGGGAAAAGGCAATGTTGTGATGATTAACAACGAGGGAGATACACTCAAAACCCAAAAAATCTTCTGGGACAGCCAAAATAGAAAAATATATACCCATGATACTGTAACCATTGCTAGGGCCGACGGTACCAAAATTGTTTCCGAAAACGGATTAGAAGGGAGTGAAGATTTTAAACAATTCACATTTTTCAAGAATCATGGGGTAATCAATGCCGAGCAGAAAAATCAAAATCAAAAAAAATCTACACAATACCCATCTTCGGAGCAAGCAAAAGATAAAAATATATTACCTTTGGATTCTAAAATAAAAGAAGTTCAAGATTAA